One Qiania dongpingensis genomic window carries:
- the sigF gene encoding RNA polymerase sporulation sigma factor SigF — MDETMELIQSAHAGDKEARDRLVSENMGLIWSVVRRFLGRGHEPEDLFQIGSIGLIKAIDKFDMSFDVRFSTYAIPMITGEIKRFLRDDGMIKISRSLKEMATKARAEKEKLGVSLGREPTLDELAGALQVEPTELAAAMESGAEVESLYKTIYHGDGNAIYLIDKLEDGREEDEGVLNKIVITRLLKELAPQEQRLIVMRYYMDKTQTQVAEELGISQVQVSRLEKKILQSMRRRL, encoded by the coding sequence ATGGACGAGACAATGGAATTGATCCAATCGGCACACGCAGGGGATAAAGAAGCGAGAGACAGGCTGGTATCGGAAAACATGGGGCTTATCTGGAGTGTCGTACGGAGATTTCTGGGCCGCGGCCATGAACCGGAGGACTTGTTCCAGATAGGAAGCATAGGGCTTATAAAGGCCATTGATAAATTCGATATGTCGTTTGATGTCAGGTTCTCCACTTATGCGATACCAATGATAACTGGGGAGATCAAGCGTTTCCTCCGGGATGACGGAATGATTAAGATCAGCCGGTCACTGAAAGAAATGGCGACAAAGGCAAGGGCAGAAAAGGAAAAGCTGGGAGTGTCCCTGGGAAGGGAGCCTACGCTGGACGAGCTGGCTGGAGCGCTTCAAGTGGAGCCGACGGAGCTGGCTGCGGCCATGGAGTCCGGCGCTGAGGTAGAATCTCTCTACAAGACCATTTATCACGGCGACGGAAACGCTATATATCTGATAGACAAGCTGGAGGATGGAAGAGAAGAGGACGAAGGTGTCTTAAATAAAATTGTGATCACGAGGCTGCTAAAGGAACTGGCGCCGCAGGAGCAGCGGCTCATTGTCATGCGTTATTATATGGATAAGACACAGACACAGGTGGCGGAGGAGCTGGGGATATCTCAGGTGCAGGTGTCCCGCCTGGAAAAGAAGATTCTGCAGTCCATGAGGAGGCGTCTGTGA
- the spoIIAB gene encoding anti-sigma F factor yields the protein MDRKLEGNRNMESKKKDRAGETVHLEFESHSHNEQFARVVSAVFAARLDPTVEEIEDIKTAVSEAVTNAIIHGYEKEIGVVHLDLTIEDKSLTIVVRDEGAGIANVKQAMEPLYTSKPSKERSGMGFSFMEAFMDEVTVESELGKGTEVRMVKRIGSIFPL from the coding sequence ATGGACAGAAAACTAGAGGGAAATAGGAATATGGAATCTAAAAAGAAAGACAGAGCCGGTGAGACCGTCCATCTGGAATTTGAAAGTCATTCCCACAATGAGCAGTTTGCCAGAGTGGTGTCGGCGGTGTTCGCGGCCAGACTGGATCCCACGGTAGAGGAAATAGAGGACATCAAGACGGCAGTTTCCGAGGCGGTGACCAATGCCATCATTCATGGATACGAGAAGGAGATAGGGGTGGTCCATTTGGATCTTACCATAGAGGACAAGAGCCTGACCATTGTTGTAAGAGACGAAGGAGCAGGCATTGCCAATGTGAAGCAGGCGATGGAGCCGCTCTATACATCCAAGCCTTCTAAGGAACGGTCGGGCATGGGATTTTCATTCATGGAGGCCTTCATGGATGAGGTAACGGTAGAATCGGAGCTGGGAAAAGGGACAGAGGTCCGGATGGTAAAACGAATAGGCTCGATTTTTCCGCTGTGA
- a CDS encoding STAS domain-containing protein yields MENGANYKVRGTVLYALMPKEVDHHSSQEMKLGIAEARGKRKVTRLVFDFSKTDFMDSSGIGMILGRYKEMAAVGGEVFVKDASPRVKKILEMSGIYRIVQSWDGQNEERGR; encoded by the coding sequence GTGGAAAATGGGGCAAACTATAAGGTCAGAGGTACGGTGCTCTATGCGCTGATGCCGAAGGAGGTAGACCATCACAGCAGCCAGGAGATGAAATTGGGAATTGCCGAAGCGCGGGGGAAGCGAAAGGTCACAAGACTGGTCTTTGATTTTTCCAAAACGGATTTCATGGACAGTTCAGGAATTGGGATGATCCTGGGCCGCTATAAAGAAATGGCGGCTGTGGGCGGGGAGGTATTTGTGAAAGACGCAAGTCCCAGGGTAAAGAAGATTCTGGAGATGTCAGGAATCTACCGCATCGTTCAGAGCTGGGACGGCCAGAATGAGGAAAGGGGAAGATAA
- a CDS encoding tetratricopeptide repeat protein, protein MECLYCHHQMGTGKYCPVCGRDVSLYRKVVKASNTYYNVGLEKAKVRDLSGAAVYLRKSLDLYKKNTDARNLLGLIYYEMGETVDALAEWVISKNLQPDDNLAAEYLRKLQSRQSRLNQMNQTLKKFNQALYYARHDSEDLALLQAKKVISMNPRFVKAYQLLGLLYLKKEEYAKAEKTIRAILTIDVNNTAALSYLDELKDIAKNKKAIAKEKSRKQAKKNVERDLFEDAVRDEAIVPTYREGTGSWATVLLLAVGLVVGVLFTYFLILPVKEKALNTSFNENILTYNEKIAERDTNITGLQGQIDSLNEEKGNLQNELAAYTGEGGIINEYNKLLNVLTLKASGDYIGAMDSISSIDPSLVTNEIFQNVYNSLNSEFKDSGVQNLFNLGKAAYDARNWETARVYFAKCLELQPDYPEVIFYIGVCYQNLSDWGTAVSYYNQLIDNPAYSGTAWGAQALQQRGY, encoded by the coding sequence ATGGAATGTTTATATTGCCATCATCAGATGGGCACCGGAAAATACTGCCCTGTCTGCGGACGAGATGTGTCCCTGTACAGGAAAGTGGTCAAGGCCTCCAACACGTACTATAATGTGGGGCTGGAAAAGGCGAAGGTGCGGGATTTGAGCGGCGCGGCCGTTTATCTCAGAAAAAGTCTTGATCTATATAAAAAGAATACGGATGCCAGGAACCTCCTGGGCCTCATTTATTATGAAATGGGTGAGACGGTGGATGCGCTGGCAGAATGGGTCATCAGCAAGAATCTCCAGCCGGATGACAATCTGGCGGCAGAGTATCTTAGAAAGCTCCAGTCCAGGCAGTCCAGGCTGAATCAGATGAATCAGACCTTGAAGAAGTTCAACCAGGCCTTGTACTATGCCCGCCATGACAGTGAGGATCTGGCGCTCCTGCAGGCCAAAAAGGTCATCAGTATGAATCCCAGGTTTGTGAAAGCGTATCAGCTTCTGGGGCTCCTCTACCTGAAAAAGGAGGAGTATGCAAAAGCTGAAAAGACCATCCGGGCGATTCTGACCATCGACGTGAACAACACGGCGGCTCTTTCTTATTTGGACGAGCTCAAGGATATCGCGAAAAATAAAAAGGCGATCGCAAAGGAAAAGAGCAGGAAGCAGGCCAAAAAGAATGTGGAGCGGGATCTGTTCGAGGATGCGGTCCGGGATGAGGCTATTGTGCCCACCTACCGGGAGGGTACAGGGAGCTGGGCCACGGTGCTTTTGCTGGCGGTGGGGCTTGTAGTCGGTGTGCTGTTTACGTATTTCCTGATTCTGCCAGTAAAGGAAAAGGCGTTAAATACCAGCTTCAATGAGAACATCCTGACTTATAATGAAAAGATCGCGGAGCGGGATACGAACATCACCGGTCTCCAGGGGCAGATTGACAGCCTGAATGAGGAAAAGGGCAATCTGCAGAATGAGCTGGCCGCTTATACCGGGGAGGGCGGCATCATCAACGAATACAATAAGCTTCTGAATGTGCTGACGCTGAAAGCCAGCGGGGATTATATCGGGGCCATGGACTCCATTTCCTCCATAGATCCCAGCCTGGTGACCAACGAAATCTTCCAGAATGTATACAATTCCCTGAATTCAGAGTTCAAGGACAGCGGTGTGCAGAACCTGTTTAACCTGGGAAAAGCGGCATATGACGCCAGGAACTGGGAGACGGCCAGGGTGTATTTTGCAAAGTGTCTGGAGCTTCAGCCGGACTATCCGGAGGTGATCTTCTATATAGGCGTATGCTATCAGAACCTCAGTGACTGGGGAACGGCCGTGAGTTATTATAACCAGCTCATTGACAATCCTGCGTATTCGGGGACGGCATGGGGCGCTCAGGCGCTCCAGCAGAGAGGCTATTAG
- a CDS encoding bifunctional folylpolyglutamate synthase/dihydrofolate synthase, protein MGYRMNIKEAEDYLNDIPRFSKKTTMENERRILELLGHPERGQKFIHVAGTNGKGSVCAFISSILRENKYRVGTFTSPHLVDITERFLIDGEQVGEELFLDAFHRLYDLCEERKDEIVHPSYFEYLFLIGMLIFREMKVDITVLEVGLGGRLDATNVIDSPLVCVIASIGLDHTEILGDTISQIAWEKAGIIKEGRPVVYDDSREEASHVIRKAAAEKQAPAWPVNPEDFEITKRDKTGIEFRMTKGALAGSVFRVPFVADYQAMNASLALTAVHILEGKKPDRLEEALLHTSWPGRMEPVLPGVYMDGAHNDDGIRVFIETVTKIPCAGKKYLLFSAVADKDYETMIDEICRGADFDGFILTELNSYRALPLKNILETFQKKTDRRVWSFGNIQEAFAFAMEKKSEEDLVFIAGSLYLAGSIKELLREKSGS, encoded by the coding sequence ATGGGATATAGAATGAATATAAAAGAAGCGGAGGATTATCTGAATGATATCCCCCGCTTTTCTAAGAAGACCACAATGGAGAATGAAAGACGAATCCTGGAGCTTCTCGGGCACCCGGAAAGAGGGCAGAAGTTCATCCATGTGGCGGGGACCAATGGGAAGGGCTCCGTTTGTGCGTTTATAAGCAGTATCCTGAGGGAAAACAAGTACCGGGTGGGGACATTCACCTCTCCCCATCTGGTGGACATTACAGAGCGTTTTTTGATTGACGGGGAACAGGTCGGCGAAGAGCTGTTTCTGGACGCCTTTCACCGCCTTTATGATCTGTGTGAGGAAAGAAAGGATGAGATTGTCCATCCTTCTTATTTTGAATATCTGTTTCTGATCGGCATGCTGATCTTCCGGGAAATGAAGGTGGATATCACGGTGCTGGAGGTGGGGCTCGGCGGGCGGCTGGATGCCACCAATGTAATCGATTCTCCCCTGGTCTGTGTGATCGCGTCGATCGGGCTGGATCATACGGAGATCCTTGGTGATACGATCTCCCAGATTGCCTGGGAAAAAGCCGGCATCATAAAAGAGGGAAGGCCTGTAGTCTATGACGACAGCAGGGAAGAGGCTTCTCACGTGATAAGAAAAGCCGCGGCGGAGAAGCAGGCACCGGCCTGGCCTGTGAATCCTGAGGATTTTGAGATTACAAAGAGAGACAAGACGGGGATTGAATTCCGGATGACAAAAGGAGCGCTGGCCGGAAGTGTGTTCCGCGTGCCTTTTGTGGCGGATTATCAGGCGATGAACGCGTCGCTGGCCTTGACTGCCGTTCATATTCTGGAGGGGAAGAAGCCGGACAGGCTGGAAGAAGCCCTCCTTCATACCTCCTGGCCCGGACGGATGGAACCGGTGCTTCCCGGCGTTTATATGGACGGCGCCCACAACGACGACGGGATTCGGGTGTTTATTGAGACTGTGACGAAAATCCCGTGCGCCGGGAAAAAGTATCTGCTTTTTTCGGCGGTGGCGGATAAGGATTATGAGACAATGATCGATGAGATCTGCCGGGGCGCCGACTTTGACGGGTTTATCCTGACAGAGCTTAACAGCTACAGGGCTCTGCCGTTAAAGAATATCCTGGAGACGTTCCAGAAAAAGACGGACAGGCGGGTTTGGAGCTTCGGAAATATCCAGGAGGCGTTTGCTTTTGCTATGGAAAAGAAATCGGAGGAGGATCTTGTCTTTATCGCGGGCTCCCTGTATTTGGCGGGAAGTATCAAAGAGCTTCTGAGGGAAAAGTCCGGCTCATAA
- a CDS encoding MATE family efflux transporter yields the protein MIKDLTEGKPSSVLWRFSIPMFVSVIFQQLYNIADSAIAGKFAGESALAAVGASYPITMIFMAIAVGSNIGCSVVISQLFGAKKFEEMKTAVYTTLIASVVLSAVLTVFGLWGTGLLMKMINTPANVFDDGALYLRIYIGGFLFLFLYNICTGIFTSLGDSKTPLYFLIGSSLSNIFLDYWFVTGFHMGVAGVAWATFLAQGAACILAFFTLLFRLKKVKTEKRPAMFSANMLKHVGAIAVPSILQQSFISIGNIFIQWRVNGFGSSVIAGYSAAIKLNTFTITSFTTLANGLSSYTAQNMGAGKEERVSQGFRAGTAMAFLVAVPFAAVFFLFGKEMIFLFLPSGADVGTALSTGTTFLKIVSPFYFVVSLKLMADGVLRGAGAMSYFMVATFTDLLLRVILSFLLSVPFRSTGIWLSWPIGWTISTILSYLFYRQGKWKREVL from the coding sequence ATGATAAAAGACCTGACAGAAGGAAAACCGTCATCGGTGCTGTGGAGATTTTCCATTCCGATGTTCGTCAGTGTGATTTTCCAGCAGCTTTATAATATAGCAGACAGCGCCATAGCGGGGAAATTCGCTGGGGAGTCCGCTCTTGCGGCAGTGGGCGCTTCCTATCCGATCACGATGATCTTTATGGCCATTGCGGTGGGCAGCAACATTGGATGTTCTGTGGTCATATCCCAGCTGTTCGGCGCCAAGAAATTCGAAGAGATGAAGACGGCGGTTTATACGACCTTAATCGCTTCCGTGGTCCTGTCCGCGGTCCTGACGGTGTTCGGACTCTGGGGCACGGGGCTTTTGATGAAGATGATCAACACGCCGGCGAATGTGTTTGACGACGGCGCTTTGTATCTGAGAATTTACATAGGCGGTTTTCTGTTCTTATTTTTATATAATATCTGCACCGGCATTTTCACCTCCCTGGGAGATTCCAAGACGCCGCTGTACTTTTTGATCGGTTCTTCCTTAAGCAATATTTTCCTGGACTACTGGTTTGTGACCGGATTCCATATGGGAGTGGCGGGAGTGGCCTGGGCGACCTTTTTAGCCCAGGGAGCGGCCTGTATCCTGGCATTTTTTACCCTGCTCTTTCGCCTTAAGAAAGTAAAGACAGAAAAAAGGCCGGCGATGTTCTCTGCCAATATGCTGAAACACGTCGGGGCGATCGCGGTCCCCAGTATTTTGCAGCAGAGCTTTATTTCCATAGGGAATATTTTCATACAGTGGAGGGTAAACGGGTTTGGATCTTCGGTCATCGCCGGATATTCGGCGGCGATCAAATTGAATACCTTTACCATTACGTCCTTCACGACGCTCGCCAATGGACTGTCCAGCTATACGGCGCAGAATATGGGAGCCGGGAAGGAAGAGCGGGTCAGCCAGGGATTCCGGGCGGGAACGGCCATGGCGTTTCTGGTTGCTGTGCCGTTCGCGGCGGTATTTTTTCTGTTCGGAAAGGAAATGATCTTTTTATTCCTTCCTTCAGGCGCAGATGTGGGAACCGCACTTTCCACCGGCACGACGTTTTTGAAAATTGTTTCGCCCTTCTATTTTGTGGTTTCGCTGAAGCTTATGGCCGACGGAGTGCTGCGGGGGGCTGGGGCAATGAGTTACTTTATGGTGGCGACGTTTACGGATCTTTTACTCCGGGTGATACTTTCGTTCCTGCTTTCCGTGCCTTTTCGTTCCACGGGGATCTGGCTGTCCTGGCCCATCGGCTGGACGATCTCCACGATTCTTTCTTATCTGTTCTACCGGCAGGGAAAATGGAAGAGAGAGGTTTTGTAG
- a CDS encoding LysR family transcriptional regulator, whose protein sequence is MSVNFEYYRIFYFVAKYKSITRAAKALFLSQPTVSHYIRCLETELDCSLFLRSKKGVTLTPEAELLFNHVEKACCHLWEAEEALAASKSLAAGAVRIGASEMTLHNFLLPYLEKFRNLYPTLKLKISCSTTPGTLASLRDGTTDFAIVISPLENAEGLEMTPLTSFQDIVIAGKSFQELKGRVLSIHELVQYPLICTSQGTATRRFLEQHFLSCGAVLDPDVEPATTDLVTPFVIHDLGIGIVPEGFAAEALADGSVFQIPIKEELPPRHICVVSDSSHPVSLAGMQFLELLAEPL, encoded by the coding sequence ATGTCCGTAAATTTTGAATATTACAGAATCTTCTACTTTGTCGCCAAATATAAAAGCATTACAAGAGCCGCAAAAGCCCTTTTCCTGTCCCAGCCCACCGTCAGCCACTATATCCGCTGCCTGGAAACGGAGCTGGACTGCTCCCTGTTTCTCCGCTCCAAAAAAGGCGTGACTCTGACGCCGGAGGCGGAGCTGCTTTTTAATCATGTGGAAAAAGCCTGCTGCCATCTTTGGGAAGCAGAAGAGGCTCTGGCCGCCAGCAAGTCTCTCGCTGCCGGCGCTGTCCGAATCGGGGCCAGTGAAATGACTCTCCACAATTTCCTGCTGCCCTATCTGGAAAAATTCCGGAATCTCTACCCAACTCTAAAGCTTAAGATTTCCTGCAGCACCACTCCCGGGACACTGGCTTCTCTCCGGGACGGCACTACCGACTTTGCTATCGTCATTTCTCCTCTGGAAAACGCCGAGGGACTGGAAATGACACCTCTGACTTCCTTTCAGGATATCGTGATCGCCGGCAAAAGCTTCCAGGAGCTTAAGGGCCGCGTCTTAAGCATTCATGAACTGGTACAGTATCCTTTGATCTGTACCAGCCAGGGAACCGCCACCCGCCGCTTCCTGGAGCAGCATTTCCTAAGCTGCGGGGCAGTGCTGGATCCGGATGTGGAACCCGCCACCACCGATCTGGTCACGCCGTTTGTCATCCACGATCTCGGCATCGGCATCGTGCCTGAGGGCTTTGCCGCAGAGGCCCTGGCAGACGGTTCCGTCTTTCAGATCCCCATAAAAGAAGAACTGCCGCCCCGACACATCTGTGTGGTGAGCGACAGCTCCCATCCGGTCTCCCTGGCCGGAATGCAGTTTCTGGAGCTGCTGGCGGAGCCGTTATAG
- a CDS encoding valine--tRNA ligase has product MSKELEKTYNPQSIEERLYEKWMDKKYFHAEVDKSKKPFTIVMPPPNITGQLHMGHALDNTMQDILIRYKRMQGYSALWQPGTDHAAIATEVKVIDKLRSEGIQKEDLTREEFMKYAWEWKEEYGGRIVNQLKKLGSSADWDRERFTMDEGCSEAVLEVFIRLYEKGYIYKGSRIINWCPECQTSISDAEVVHEEQAGHFWHINYPVKDEPGRFVEIATTRPETMLGDTAVAVHPDDERYKDLVGKMLILPIVNREIPVVADSYVDKEFGTGCVKITPAHDPNDFEVGKRCGLNEINILNDDATINENGGKYEGMDRYEARKAIVKELEELGLLVKVADHSHNVGTHDRCKTTIEPMVKQQWFVKMDEMAKPAIEALKSGRLKFVPESFGKTYLHWLENIRDWCISRQLWWGHRIPAYYCEKCGEMVVAKEAPHTCPKCGCTHMVQDEDTLDTWFSSALWPFSTLGWPEKTPEMDYFYPTDVLVTGYDIIFFWVIRMVFSGIEQTGKEPFHTVLIHGLVRDSQGRKMSKSLGNGIDPLEVVEKFGADALRMTLITGNAPGNDMRFYWERVEASRNFANKVWNASRFIMMNLEKAEDQQAEVKNLTSADKWILSKVNTLTKDVTENLDKYELGIALQKVYDFIWEEFCDWYIEMVKPRLYSDTDETKAAAIWTLKTVLIQSLKLLHPYMPFITEEIFCNLQEEEESIMISKWPEYKPEWNFAGEENSVETIKEAVRSIRNVRTSMNVPPSKKAKVIVVSEDASVREIFENGRIFFATLGYASEVSVRADKAGIAEDAVSAVTAKAVIYMPFAELVDISKEMERLEKEKERLEKELSRSRGMLNNEKFVSRAPEDKIQAEKEKLAKYEQMMEQVQERLSQLKKQ; this is encoded by the coding sequence ATGAGCAAGGAACTGGAAAAAACCTATAATCCCCAATCCATTGAGGAGAGGCTGTATGAAAAGTGGATGGATAAGAAATATTTCCACGCGGAGGTGGATAAGAGCAAAAAACCGTTTACCATTGTCATGCCTCCGCCCAATATCACAGGGCAGCTGCATATGGGACATGCCCTCGACAATACCATGCAGGATATTTTGATCCGTTATAAGAGAATGCAGGGATATTCGGCCCTGTGGCAGCCGGGCACCGACCATGCGGCGATCGCCACGGAAGTCAAGGTCATCGACAAGCTCCGCAGCGAGGGGATTCAGAAGGAAGACCTCACCCGGGAAGAATTCATGAAATATGCCTGGGAATGGAAAGAGGAATACGGCGGCAGGATTGTCAACCAGCTGAAAAAGCTGGGTTCTTCGGCAGACTGGGACAGAGAACGCTTTACCATGGATGAAGGCTGCTCCGAGGCCGTTCTGGAAGTTTTTATCCGCCTGTATGAAAAGGGATATATTTATAAAGGCTCGAGGATCATCAATTGGTGCCCCGAATGTCAGACCTCCATTTCGGATGCAGAGGTAGTGCATGAGGAGCAGGCAGGCCATTTCTGGCACATCAACTATCCGGTGAAGGATGAACCCGGACGCTTCGTGGAGATCGCTACGACCAGGCCGGAAACGATGCTGGGAGACACTGCCGTAGCCGTTCATCCCGATGATGAACGGTACAAGGATCTGGTGGGGAAGATGCTGATCCTGCCCATTGTGAACCGGGAGATCCCAGTCGTCGCCGACTCCTATGTAGACAAGGAATTCGGTACAGGCTGTGTGAAGATCACTCCCGCCCATGACCCCAACGATTTCGAAGTGGGAAAACGCTGCGGGCTGAACGAAATCAATATATTGAATGACGACGCCACCATCAATGAAAACGGCGGAAAATATGAAGGCATGGACCGTTATGAGGCACGGAAAGCCATTGTGAAAGAGCTGGAAGAGCTGGGGCTTCTCGTGAAGGTGGCGGATCATTCTCATAATGTGGGGACACATGACCGGTGCAAGACTACCATTGAGCCCATGGTGAAGCAGCAGTGGTTTGTAAAGATGGATGAGATGGCGAAGCCGGCCATCGAAGCGCTTAAATCCGGACGTCTTAAATTTGTGCCGGAAAGCTTTGGAAAGACGTACCTCCACTGGCTGGAGAACATCAGGGACTGGTGTATTTCCAGACAGCTTTGGTGGGGACATCGTATTCCCGCGTATTACTGCGAGAAATGCGGAGAGATGGTCGTAGCGAAGGAGGCTCCCCATACCTGTCCGAAATGCGGATGTACGCATATGGTTCAGGATGAGGATACGCTGGATACCTGGTTCAGTTCGGCCCTGTGGCCTTTTTCAACCCTTGGATGGCCGGAAAAGACGCCGGAGATGGATTATTTTTATCCTACGGACGTATTGGTTACCGGTTATGACATTATCTTCTTTTGGGTGATCCGTATGGTGTTCTCGGGCATCGAGCAGACCGGGAAGGAACCCTTCCACACGGTGCTGATTCACGGGCTGGTGAGGGATTCCCAGGGAAGGAAGATGAGCAAATCCCTTGGAAACGGCATTGATCCTCTGGAGGTTGTTGAGAAATTCGGAGCTGATGCCCTCCGCATGACGCTGATCACAGGAAACGCTCCCGGGAACGATATGCGGTTTTACTGGGAGCGCGTGGAAGCCAGCAGGAATTTTGCCAACAAGGTCTGGAATGCCTCACGGTTTATCATGATGAACCTGGAAAAGGCGGAGGACCAGCAGGCTGAGGTGAAGAATCTGACCAGCGCCGACAAGTGGATCTTGTCCAAGGTGAACACCCTGACGAAGGATGTGACGGAGAACCTGGATAAATATGAGCTGGGAATCGCCCTCCAGAAGGTATACGATTTTATCTGGGAGGAATTCTGCGACTGGTATATCGAGATGGTGAAGCCCAGGCTTTACAGCGATACAGATGAAACAAAAGCGGCGGCGATCTGGACTCTTAAGACGGTGCTGATTCAGTCTCTGAAGCTTCTGCATCCCTATATGCCGTTTATCACAGAGGAGATTTTCTGCAACCTGCAGGAGGAAGAGGAGTCTATCATGATCTCCAAATGGCCGGAATATAAGCCGGAATGGAATTTCGCCGGCGAGGAGAATTCGGTGGAGACCATTAAAGAAGCGGTGCGCAGCATCCGGAATGTCCGTACCTCTATGAATGTGCCGCCCAGCAAAAAGGCAAAGGTGATCGTGGTATCAGAGGACGCTTCTGTCCGCGAGATTTTTGAAAACGGCAGGATCTTCTTTGCAACGTTAGGTTATGCCAGCGAAGTGTCCGTCCGGGCGGATAAAGCGGGAATCGCAGAGGATGCAGTGTCGGCGGTGACGGCCAAAGCGGTCATCTATATGCCTTTTGCGGAGCTGGTGGATATCTCCAAGGAGATGGAACGCCTTGAGAAAGAGAAAGAACGGCTTGAAAAGGAACTGAGCCGCTCCAGAGGCATGCTGAATAATGAGAAGTTCGTAAGCCGTGCGCCGGAGGACAAAATCCAGGCGGAAAAAGAGAAGCTGGCGAAATACGAGCAGATGATGGAACAGGTGCAGGAGCGCCTGAGCCAGCTGAAAAAACAGTGA
- a CDS encoding DUF1648 domain-containing protein codes for MKPYRSINYRIATWLIHLSVWFTTIFLFVFWSRIPDQIPSHYNGAGAVDKWGGKEVLFMLIFVMFFVYGCHFIAVLICKNGTTREGLYSKKLKDFVTDEDVQTAVRITLDFLAWMDASLMAMFVYITVCSASCVPIGPWFVAAVFLVMGLELTWYTVRMLKQRKIIRIRAAGGLEAWNEEAGKGSRKRIYGDVENVPEEKCVGDITGGQEEFTYDDVTGSFGAKTLGDIGCAPEEKTYGDISGEYGSEKEDDM; via the coding sequence ATGAAACCATATCGCAGTATCAATTACAGGATTGCAACCTGGCTCATTCATCTGAGCGTCTGGTTTACCACTATTTTTCTGTTCGTGTTCTGGAGCAGGATTCCAGATCAGATTCCCAGCCACTATAATGGCGCGGGAGCGGTGGACAAATGGGGAGGGAAAGAAGTCCTGTTCATGCTGATCTTTGTGATGTTCTTTGTCTATGGATGCCATTTTATCGCGGTTCTTATCTGTAAGAACGGTACGACCAGAGAAGGTCTCTATTCAAAGAAGCTCAAAGATTTTGTGACAGATGAGGATGTACAGACCGCGGTCAGGATCACCCTGGATTTTCTGGCGTGGATGGACGCGTCCCTGATGGCAATGTTTGTGTATATCACCGTCTGCTCGGCTTCCTGTGTTCCCATAGGCCCCTGGTTTGTAGCGGCGGTCTTCCTGGTGATGGGCTTGGAACTCACTTGGTACACGGTCCGGATGCTGAAGCAGAGAAAGATCATACGGATCAGGGCGGCCGGGGGGCTTGAGGCATGGAACGAGGAAGCCGGAAAGGGCTCACGGAAGCGGATATACGGAGATGTGGAAAACGTGCCGGAGGAGAAGTGCGTAGGAGATATAACCGGAGGACAGGAAGAATTTACCTATGACGACGTGACCGGAAGTTTTGGAGCGAAGACTCTCGGCGACATCGGCTGTGCTCCGGAAGAAAAGACCTATGGCGATATTTCCGGCGAGTATGGCAGTGAAAAAGAAGATGATATGTAG
- a CDS encoding Arc family DNA-binding protein produces MVGEKMPVQNNEKDKNKKQVLLRLSPALWNELAQWAEDDFRSINGQIEYLLTEAVRGRKKGSKGEEL; encoded by the coding sequence ATGGTAGGTGAGAAGATGCCCGTACAGAACAACGAAAAGGATAAAAATAAAAAACAAGTGCTCCTCCGGCTGTCGCCGGCTCTCTGGAATGAGCTGGCTCAGTGGGCAGAGGACGATTTTCGTTCCATCAACGGGCAGATTGAATACCTTTTGACGGAAGCCGTGAGGGGGCGGAAAAAGGGGAGTAAAGGGGAGGAGCTGTGA